One part of the Streptomyces ferrugineus genome encodes these proteins:
- a CDS encoding ATP-grasp domain-containing protein encodes MRLYLLALNPTDSVTEGFLPAATRLGLAVTVLTDQPDAHRRTYPDIEVLECDVRDFRAVITRISTHHTPDAVFTNSDHLQTQAALAADWFGLPGKDWRAAVRCKDKAEMRRRLAAAGVDTVWSAELTEPLAPADAPYPCVVKPREGVASEDVVLVDGPEELVAHAKEILGRRPGAVLVVEEYLPGDLFTLETLGDGRVRHVLGGFHTELSPPPYFIEERLTFVPAHPEPVVAQVLRQLDALGVGFGACHTEFVVHAGRARIIEVNYRAIGDQCDLLLARLLQIPLFEHILRTHLGRPLPADLGARRDGAARLEYPCADRAGTLVGAPAAAELDVDGVHLTYRPLRAVGEHHELYRTNRDYLGVLRATGTDQPAVDRTVADFLAERRWEIQP; translated from the coding sequence ATGCGCCTGTACCTGCTCGCCCTCAACCCGACGGACTCCGTCACCGAGGGCTTCCTGCCCGCCGCCACCCGGCTGGGCCTGGCCGTCACCGTCCTCACCGACCAGCCCGACGCGCACCGCCGCACCTACCCGGACATCGAGGTCCTGGAGTGCGACGTCCGTGACTTCCGGGCCGTGATCACCCGTATCTCGACCCATCACACGCCCGACGCCGTCTTCACCAACAGCGACCACCTCCAGACCCAGGCCGCCCTCGCCGCCGACTGGTTCGGCCTCCCCGGCAAGGACTGGCGGGCCGCCGTGCGCTGCAAGGACAAGGCCGAGATGCGCCGCCGGCTCGCCGCGGCCGGCGTGGACACCGTGTGGTCGGCCGAGCTGACCGAACCGCTCGCGCCCGCCGACGCGCCCTACCCCTGTGTGGTCAAGCCGCGCGAGGGCGTGGCCAGCGAGGACGTCGTCCTCGTCGACGGCCCGGAGGAACTCGTGGCGCACGCCAAGGAGATCCTGGGCCGCCGACCGGGCGCCGTCCTGGTCGTCGAGGAGTACCTGCCCGGCGACCTGTTCACCCTGGAGACCCTCGGCGACGGGCGGGTCCGCCATGTCCTGGGCGGCTTCCACACCGAGCTGTCACCGCCGCCGTACTTCATCGAGGAGCGCCTCACCTTCGTCCCCGCCCACCCCGAACCGGTCGTCGCACAGGTCCTTCGGCAGCTGGACGCGCTGGGCGTCGGGTTCGGGGCCTGTCACACCGAGTTCGTGGTGCACGCGGGGCGGGCGCGGATCATCGAGGTCAACTACCGTGCCATCGGCGACCAGTGCGACCTGCTGCTGGCCCGCCTGCTGCAGATCCCGCTCTTCGAGCACATCCTGCGCACCCACCTGGGCCGGCCGCTCCCGGCCGACCTCGGCGCCCGCCGCGACGGCGCGGCCCGCCTGGAGTACCCGTGCGCGGACCGCGCCGGCACCCTCGTCGGCGCCCCGGCCGCCGCCGAACTGGACGTGGACGGCGTCCATCTGACGTACCGTCCGCTGCGCGCGGTGGGCGAGCACCACGAGCTGTACCGCACCAACCGCGACTACCTCGGTGTGCTGCGTGCCACCGGCACCGATCAGCCGGCCGTGGACCGGACGGTGGCGGACTTCCTGGCCGAGCGGCGCTGGGAGATCCAGCCGTGA